A single region of the Longimicrobiaceae bacterium genome encodes:
- a CDS encoding serine hydrolase has translation METNRELTAASSAPIVLETLAEGDSYGFAILQRVRELSGGRREWKDGMLYPVLHRVERLGQVEARWVVAESGRRRKYYRITPRGRRTNRRVRTHPRTGPAAPALALAAIALSTVAAQSSRTLGQKFDSIASANLAQDRAVGAVVAVVRGDDTLFFRGYGKMDVERDVPMRTDAVFGIGSITKQFTAAAILRLRDQGKLSLDDDVTKWLPDFDTRGNRVPLRRLLDHTSGIRDVTTMEEFRILTRNAVFPRDSMYALVERHPFQFPTGTAQVYNNAAYWLLHLVVEKASGTTYPRYVESELFEPLGMTGSGLCLDAEEAPRRATGHHVRNGRVRRAPLNVSTWYLGSGVLCSTAGDLVTWMQALHGGGVLSPASYAEMTTPATLGDGTRTRYAMGLEARTDVHGLEYFGHSGELPGYAARANWYPAARMAVVVVMNNSGDASPSAMAQDLAAAVLPMTNPAPRPFTGDAAPLAGTYGGPARGGDMVVTVTRTPRGIAASVQGAPARLLPWVEGLTFQYGSALLTFRRANDGSGPATELRYDAGNGYYVLERLTTPAAMLARTRLLAERSWPLALLGLAAALASLAVLRRSRSRRSPSPTQPRSTRMFRPGSIVATALLLGTPTYAQDRTAEVDRIFSFATPETPGCAVGVSQHGQPVLNRAYGLAEVERRVPLSQRSAFDIGSTQKQFVAAAVLLLAEDGRLSLSDDVRRHLPELPDYGHEVTVDHLLTHTSGIRDWTGLLPMAEEGTDVLKLILRQRGLNFTPGEEWAYSNSGYVLLKEIVARASGMSFAEFARRRLFEPLGMTSSAYVADILQGTGERALGYQKEGAGWKQYMRLGNERGGGAVISTAGDLLLWNDALTNGRLGKVVTGKLQEPAALNNGRKLTYARGLMVNSIPGGPMVSHSGGAAGYSTWLGRFTDHGLSIAVLCNFDPVSATALAGRVAEVFLPPVDPQAQPPGPVDAPGVDVADRAGLFFHERTGQPLRLVVDDGRLRIANGPPLVAVAQDRFRNARGDMFFRSRDEFELHFASQGQLELKSMEGEVTRYRRAQPWSPTAADLQAFDGRYRSEELGSVFEIVPGASGLVMRFERSPDKALELTPVDRDTYMLRMMVVRFRRDESGRVVGFDYGNPLVRSLRFTRLGDRSAAPVAKNPAAASAAPTSPAPRLEGLTGEYELAPGRTVIVTLEDGRLHGQPPGGEKRPLVHLSDATFAVGQADGRTTVAFTVGADGRATAMVMRQNGNERTLPRVR, from the coding sequence ATGGAGACCAACAGAGAGCTGACAGCCGCTTCGTCGGCCCCGATCGTCCTGGAAACCCTGGCCGAAGGGGACAGCTACGGCTTCGCGATCCTTCAGCGAGTGCGGGAGCTGTCCGGAGGGCGCAGGGAGTGGAAGGACGGGATGCTATACCCCGTTCTGCACCGGGTAGAGCGGCTCGGCCAGGTGGAGGCGCGGTGGGTGGTCGCGGAGAGCGGCCGCCGTCGCAAGTACTACCGGATCACGCCCCGGGGCCGCCGCACGAACCGGCGAGTTCGGACTCACCCCCGAACGGGTCCCGCCGCGCCCGCCCTGGCCCTCGCCGCCATCGCCCTCTCGACGGTGGCTGCGCAGTCGAGCCGCACGCTCGGCCAGAAGTTCGATTCCATCGCCAGCGCGAACCTCGCGCAGGATCGAGCCGTCGGCGCTGTCGTGGCCGTGGTGCGAGGCGACGACACCCTGTTCTTCCGGGGCTACGGCAAAATGGACGTCGAACGGGACGTACCGATGCGCACGGACGCGGTGTTCGGGATCGGCTCCATCACCAAGCAGTTCACGGCCGCCGCCATCCTGCGGCTTCGCGACCAGGGGAAGCTCAGCCTGGACGACGACGTCACGAAGTGGCTTCCGGACTTCGACACGCGAGGCAACCGGGTGCCCCTGCGCCGGCTGCTGGACCACACCTCCGGCATCCGCGACGTCACCACGATGGAGGAGTTTCGCATCCTCACCAGGAACGCGGTCTTCCCGCGCGATTCGATGTACGCGCTGGTCGAGCGCCACCCCTTCCAGTTCCCCACGGGGACCGCGCAGGTCTACAACAACGCGGCGTACTGGCTGCTCCATCTCGTCGTCGAGAAGGCGAGCGGGACGACGTACCCGCGCTACGTCGAGAGCGAGCTCTTCGAGCCGCTCGGCATGACCGGGTCGGGGCTCTGCCTCGACGCGGAGGAGGCTCCGCGCCGCGCGACGGGGCACCATGTCCGGAACGGCAGGGTCCGCCGCGCACCGCTGAACGTTTCGACCTGGTACCTGGGCTCCGGGGTGCTCTGCTCCACGGCGGGCGACCTGGTCACCTGGATGCAGGCGCTGCACGGAGGGGGGGTGCTCTCCCCCGCGTCGTACGCGGAGATGACCACACCGGCGACGCTCGGCGACGGCACGCGGACCCGGTACGCGATGGGACTGGAGGCACGCACGGACGTGCACGGTCTCGAGTACTTCGGCCACAGCGGCGAGCTCCCCGGGTACGCGGCCCGGGCAAACTGGTATCCCGCTGCCCGGATGGCCGTCGTGGTGGTGATGAACAACAGCGGCGACGCATCCCCCAGCGCGATGGCGCAGGACCTGGCGGCCGCGGTGCTGCCGATGACGAATCCCGCGCCGAGGCCGTTCACGGGCGACGCGGCGCCGCTCGCCGGCACGTACGGGGGACCGGCGCGGGGGGGCGACATGGTGGTCACCGTCACGCGCACGCCGCGGGGGATCGCCGCATCGGTCCAGGGCGCGCCGGCGCGCCTCCTCCCGTGGGTCGAGGGGCTGACCTTCCAGTACGGATCTGCGCTGCTGACCTTCCGCCGCGCGAACGACGGCAGCGGCCCGGCGACCGAGCTGCGGTACGACGCGGGAAACGGCTACTACGTCCTGGAGCGGCTGACGACGCCGGCGGCCATGCTGGCCCGGACGCGGCTCCTCGCCGAGCGGAGCTGGCCGCTCGCCCTGCTCGGGCTCGCCGCCGCCCTCGCATCCCTGGCCGTGCTTCGGCGGAGCCGAAGCAGGCGATCTCCCAGTCCGACTCAACCAAGGAGCACTCGAATGTTCAGACCAGGATCGATCGTAGCCACGGCCCTGCTCCTCGGCACGCCCACCTACGCGCAGGACAGGACCGCCGAGGTCGACAGGATCTTCAGCTTCGCCACGCCGGAAACGCCCGGCTGTGCCGTCGGCGTCTCGCAGCACGGTCAGCCGGTGCTGAACCGCGCGTACGGCCTGGCCGAGGTCGAGCGTCGCGTGCCGCTGAGCCAGCGCTCGGCCTTCGACATCGGGTCGACGCAGAAGCAGTTCGTCGCCGCGGCGGTCCTCCTCCTCGCCGAGGACGGGCGCCTCTCGCTGTCCGACGACGTCCGCAGGCACCTGCCGGAGCTGCCCGACTACGGCCACGAGGTCACGGTGGACCACCTGCTCACCCACACGTCCGGCATTCGCGACTGGACGGGCCTGCTGCCGATGGCGGAGGAAGGCACCGACGTCCTGAAGCTGATCCTGCGTCAGCGCGGCCTCAACTTCACGCCCGGTGAGGAGTGGGCCTACTCGAACAGCGGCTACGTGCTGCTGAAGGAGATCGTGGCGCGCGCGAGCGGGATGTCGTTCGCCGAGTTCGCGCGCAGGCGCCTGTTCGAGCCACTCGGGATGACGTCGAGCGCCTACGTCGCCGACATCCTGCAGGGCACCGGCGAGCGCGCCCTCGGCTACCAGAAGGAGGGCGCCGGCTGGAAGCAGTACATGCGGCTCGGCAACGAGCGCGGCGGCGGCGCCGTGATCAGCACCGCGGGCGACCTGCTCCTCTGGAACGACGCGCTGACGAACGGCCGGCTCGGCAAGGTCGTCACCGGGAAGCTCCAGGAGCCGGCGGCGCTGAACAACGGCCGGAAGCTCACCTACGCCCGCGGGCTGATGGTGAACAGCATCCCCGGCGGACCGATGGTGTCGCATTCCGGCGGAGCGGCGGGGTACAGCACCTGGCTCGGGCGCTTCACGGACCACGGCCTCTCGATCGCCGTGCTGTGCAACTTCGACCCGGTGTCCGCGACGGCGCTCGCGGGCCGCGTCGCCGAAGTGTTCCTGCCGCCCGTCGACCCGCAGGCGCAGCCCCCGGGGCCGGTCGATGCCCCGGGTGTCGACGTGGCCGACAGGGCGGGGCTGTTCTTCCACGAGCGAACCGGCCAGCCGCTGCGCCTCGTCGTCGACGACGGCAGGCTGCGCATCGCGAACGGCCCCCCGCTCGTGGCCGTGGCACAGGACCGGTTCCGCAACGCGCGCGGCGACATGTTCTTCAGGTCACGGGACGAGTTCGAGCTGCACTTCGCGTCGCAGGGCCAGCTCGAGCTGAAGTCGATGGAGGGCGAGGTGACGCGGTATCGCCGCGCGCAGCCCTGGTCGCCCACCGCGGCGGACCTGCAGGCCTTCGACGGGCGCTACCGGAGCGAGGAGCTCGGATCGGTCTTCGAGATCGTGCCCGGAGCGAGCGGGCTGGTGATGCGCTTCGAGCGTTCGCCGGACAAGGCGCTGGAGCTCACGCCGGTCGATCGCGACACGTACATGCTCAGGATGATGGTGGTGCGCTTCCGCCGCGACGAGAGCGGCAGGGTCGTGGGCTTCGACTACGGCAATCCGCTCGTCCGCAGCCTCCGCTTCACGCGGCTGGGCGACCGCTCGGCCGCGCCGGTGGCGAAGAATCCGGCCGCCGCTTCCGCCGCTCCCACCTCACCGGCGCCGCGGCTGGAGGGGCTCACGGGCGAGTACGAGCTCGCTCCGGGGCGCACCGTCATCGTCACGCTCGAGGACGGCCGGCTCCACGGGCAGCCCCCGGGCGGCGAGAAGCGCCCCCTGGTGCACCTCTCAGATGCGACGTTCGCCGTGGGCCAGGCGGACGGCCGGACCACCGTGGCCTTCACGGTCGGCGCCGACGGGCGCGCGACCGCGATGGTGATGCGTCAGAACGGCAACGAGCGCACCCTGCCGAGGGTGCGGTGA
- a CDS encoding permease prefix domain 1-containing protein, whose protein sequence is MISDAADPLEVQIDQWRTYLGRRRAIHPVDVEELEDHLRDQIATLEDAGLAPDEAFLVAVKRMGAQDAIANEFAREHSERLWKQLIVGPDATDAAGGESRREMLVVLALALAAALAIKVPALFGLQLDEDAAFYARNASLFVLPLLAGYFVWKRGIGPGTRGWLALAFAGAAVVANVFPFGADSNTQGLLALHLPIALWLVVGVAYVAGRWRDGAARMNFVRFSGELFIYYVLIALGGGVLVGFTMGMFQAIGIDAEWVVESWLVPCGALGAVIVGSWLVEAKQGVIENMAPVLTRLFTPLFAATLLVFLATMALSGRGIDIQREVLIAFDLLLVLVVGLLLYSVSARDPHAPRSAFDFVLVALVISALVADGVALAAIAARITEMGSTPNRLAALGMNVVLLVNLAWSAWLYLRFLRGRGRFAAVERWQTDYLPVYGAWAAFVVIVFPPLFRYG, encoded by the coding sequence ATGATATCAGACGCGGCCGACCCGCTCGAGGTGCAGATCGACCAGTGGCGGACCTATCTGGGCCGCCGCCGCGCGATCCACCCCGTCGACGTGGAGGAGCTCGAGGACCACCTGCGCGACCAGATCGCGACCCTGGAGGACGCCGGCCTGGCGCCGGACGAGGCGTTCCTGGTGGCGGTCAAGCGGATGGGCGCGCAGGACGCCATCGCGAACGAGTTCGCGCGCGAGCACTCGGAGCGCCTCTGGAAGCAGCTGATCGTCGGGCCCGACGCTACGGACGCGGCCGGCGGTGAGTCGCGCCGCGAGATGCTCGTGGTGTTGGCGCTGGCGCTGGCCGCGGCGCTGGCGATCAAGGTGCCGGCGCTCTTCGGGCTCCAGCTGGACGAGGACGCCGCCTTCTACGCCCGCAACGCGAGCCTCTTCGTACTCCCGCTCCTGGCGGGCTATTTCGTCTGGAAGCGCGGGATCGGCCCCGGCACCCGGGGGTGGCTGGCGCTGGCCTTCGCCGGTGCCGCCGTGGTCGCCAACGTCTTCCCGTTCGGCGCGGACAGCAACACCCAGGGGCTCCTCGCGCTGCACCTGCCGATCGCGCTCTGGCTGGTCGTGGGCGTGGCCTACGTGGCGGGCCGCTGGCGCGACGGCGCCGCGCGCATGAACTTCGTCCGCTTCTCCGGCGAGCTGTTCATCTACTACGTGCTCATCGCGCTCGGCGGCGGGGTTCTGGTCGGCTTCACGATGGGGATGTTCCAGGCGATCGGGATCGACGCCGAGTGGGTGGTGGAGAGCTGGCTGGTGCCCTGCGGCGCGCTCGGCGCGGTGATCGTCGGCTCCTGGCTGGTCGAGGCGAAGCAGGGTGTCATCGAGAACATGGCACCGGTGCTGACGCGCCTCTTCACCCCGCTCTTCGCGGCGACGCTCCTCGTCTTCCTGGCGACCATGGCGCTGTCGGGGCGCGGCATCGACATCCAGCGCGAGGTCCTGATCGCGTTCGACCTGCTGCTGGTGCTCGTCGTCGGGCTGCTGCTCTACTCCGTCTCCGCCCGCGACCCGCACGCGCCGCGCAGCGCCTTCGACTTCGTGCTCGTTGCGCTCGTGATCAGCGCGCTCGTCGCCGACGGCGTCGCGCTGGCGGCCATCGCCGCCCGGATCACGGAGATGGGCTCCACACCCAACCGGCTGGCCGCGCTCGGCATGAACGTCGTCCTGCTCGTCAACCTCGCGTGGTCGGCCTGGCTCTACCTCCGCTTCCTGCGGGGCCGCGGCCGGTTCGCCGCGGTCGAGCGCTGGCAGACCGACTACCTGCCCGTGTACGGCGCCTGGGCGGCCTTCGTGGTCATCGTGTTCCCACCCCTGTTCCGCTACGGGTGA
- a CDS encoding PadR family transcriptional regulator, which yields MDIGKDLVAASATPLVLAIVAEADTYGYAILKRVGELSGGRLQWTDGMLYPVLHRLERHGHIEGRWGTSESGRRRKYYRITEQGLAELTEQRKQWQTVDEALRNIWFAATHPGGWTPTPTPSQG from the coding sequence ATGGACATCGGCAAGGACCTGGTCGCCGCCTCCGCCACCCCGCTCGTCCTGGCCATCGTGGCCGAGGCCGACACGTACGGCTACGCGATCCTCAAGCGCGTCGGCGAGCTGTCCGGGGGCCGGCTGCAGTGGACGGACGGGATGCTCTACCCCGTGCTGCACCGGCTGGAGAGGCACGGCCACATCGAGGGCAGGTGGGGCACCTCGGAGAGCGGCCGCCGGCGCAAGTACTACCGCATAACCGAACAGGGGCTGGCGGAGCTGACGGAGCAGCGGAAGCAGTGGCAGACCGTGGACGAGGCGTTGCGCAACATCTGGTTCGCGGCGACGCACCCGGGTGGGTGGACGCCCACCCCTACCCCCTCGCAAGGCTGA
- a CDS encoding oxygenase MpaB family protein has product MEPFVRPGSIVRRVWGDADLVLLVFAGAAAEFALNRAVDWLFFTGELPRDPLGRLFSTAAYAQEIALADRATAERAMQRIRSAHAAVEQARGGRIPDWAHRDVLYLLVDYSERAFEALHRPLDEAERRELWEVFRRVGEGLHVPDLPPDYAAWRADRELHLERDLAFGPYTSALYEAYRRHLGPWRFHLLRQVQAALVPERVRRLLGLARRPWLRRLLPLYPAVARLGFRSGIQRALIPPAYLAAVRRLDAREETDPGGKPLPHSP; this is encoded by the coding sequence ATGGAACCATTCGTTCGGCCCGGTTCGATCGTACGCCGCGTCTGGGGCGACGCCGACCTGGTGCTGCTGGTCTTCGCGGGCGCGGCGGCCGAGTTCGCGCTGAACCGCGCCGTCGACTGGCTCTTCTTCACCGGCGAGCTGCCGCGCGACCCCCTGGGCCGGCTCTTCTCCACGGCGGCCTACGCCCAGGAGATCGCGCTGGCCGACCGCGCCACGGCGGAGCGCGCGATGCAGCGGATCCGCAGCGCGCACGCGGCGGTGGAGCAGGCCCGGGGCGGGCGCATCCCGGACTGGGCGCACCGCGACGTGCTCTACCTGCTCGTCGACTATTCCGAGCGTGCCTTCGAGGCGCTCCACCGCCCCCTCGACGAAGCCGAGCGGCGGGAACTGTGGGAGGTGTTCCGGCGCGTGGGCGAAGGGCTCCACGTCCCCGACCTTCCCCCGGACTACGCCGCCTGGCGGGCGGACCGCGAGCTCCACCTGGAGCGCGACCTGGCCTTCGGACCGTACACGTCCGCGCTCTACGAAGCCTACCGCCGCCACCTGGGCCCCTGGCGCTTTCACCTCCTGCGGCAGGTCCAGGCCGCGCTGGTCCCCGAGCGCGTACGCCGGCTGCTGGGCCTGGCGCGGCGCCCCTGGCTGCGCCGGCTGCTCCCGCTCTACCCCGCGGTCGCGAGGCTGGGCTTTCGCTCCGGGATCCAGCGGGCGCTCATCCCGCCGGCGTACCTCGCTGCGGTCCGACGCCTCGACGCGAGAGAGGAGACGGATCCCGGGGGCAAGCCGCTCCCACACTCGCCCTGA
- a CDS encoding potassium transporter TrkG has translation MSREDLEASGDVQGSPASRGWLHNWDVVDQRKTSFWQRLTPPQLFVGSFLLLIAIGTLGLKALPGLYTGESLGWLDALFTAVSAVCVTGLIVVDTATYFTPTGQAFILLLIQLGGLGMITFTTVIIAALGRRLSLRQQSLAASSAEIIPDLDYRRLTRDVVVFTLALEAVGAVLLYLLWIPRFGWGGAAWPALFHSISAFCNAGFSTFTDSLTGFRAAPYTLLVIMALIVVGGIGFLVLEELYLRARTGEAGRRFRISLHTRLVLATTAVLIVGGWILFTAFEWRITFAGMPDRVKVLNGLFLSVTARTGGFNTIDYGEAAANTNFLTMLLMFVGGSPGSTAGGLKTTTIALVALLAWSRFRGRVVVHLWDRSIRDESVQRAVGLVVVGVGLVTAAIFVYTTSEIGAVGHAGVARGFLAYAFEAVSAINTVGLTMGVTAGLSPFGKVFTMLLMFLGRVGPITFAAALALSASPRAGRIRNAYEDVVVG, from the coding sequence GTGAGCAGAGAGGACCTCGAAGCATCCGGCGACGTCCAGGGGAGCCCCGCGTCGAGAGGGTGGCTCCACAACTGGGACGTCGTGGACCAGCGGAAGACCTCTTTCTGGCAGCGCCTCACTCCGCCCCAGCTCTTCGTAGGCTCGTTTCTTCTCCTCATCGCCATCGGGACGCTCGGGCTCAAGGCGCTCCCGGGACTGTACACGGGGGAGTCCCTGGGCTGGCTGGATGCGCTCTTCACCGCGGTGAGCGCGGTGTGCGTCACCGGGCTGATCGTGGTGGACACCGCCACGTACTTCACGCCGACCGGCCAGGCGTTCATCCTGCTCCTCATCCAGCTCGGCGGTCTGGGGATGATCACCTTCACCACGGTGATCATCGCCGCCCTGGGCCGGCGACTGTCGCTCCGGCAGCAGTCCCTCGCCGCGAGCTCGGCCGAGATCATCCCGGACCTCGACTACCGGCGGCTCACGCGCGACGTGGTGGTGTTCACGCTGGCGCTCGAGGCCGTGGGCGCCGTCCTGCTGTACCTGCTCTGGATTCCACGCTTCGGCTGGGGGGGCGCGGCCTGGCCGGCGCTCTTCCACTCGATCAGCGCCTTCTGCAACGCGGGGTTCTCCACCTTCACGGATTCGCTGACCGGATTCCGGGCCGCGCCGTACACCCTGCTGGTGATCATGGCGCTGATCGTGGTGGGCGGAATCGGCTTTCTCGTCCTCGAAGAGCTCTACCTGCGGGCACGGACCGGGGAGGCGGGGCGCCGCTTCCGGATCTCCCTGCACACCCGCCTGGTCCTCGCCACCACGGCGGTTCTCATCGTCGGCGGCTGGATCCTGTTCACCGCGTTCGAGTGGCGGATCACCTTCGCCGGCATGCCCGACCGGGTGAAGGTGCTCAACGGGCTCTTCCTGAGCGTGACGGCGCGTACGGGTGGATTCAACACGATCGACTACGGCGAGGCCGCGGCGAACACGAACTTCCTGACCATGCTGCTGATGTTCGTCGGGGGCTCGCCCGGGTCCACCGCGGGGGGGCTGAAGACGACCACGATCGCCCTGGTCGCGCTGCTCGCCTGGTCCCGCTTCCGGGGACGCGTGGTCGTCCACCTGTGGGACCGCTCCATCCGCGACGAGTCGGTCCAGCGCGCCGTCGGGCTCGTCGTGGTCGGGGTGGGGCTGGTGACCGCCGCGATCTTCGTGTACACCACGAGCGAGATCGGCGCGGTCGGACACGCGGGTGTGGCGAGGGGCTTCCTGGCGTACGCCTTCGAGGCGGTGAGCGCCATCAACACCGTGGGGCTCACCATGGGGGTCACCGCCGGCCTGTCGCCGTTCGGAAAGGTGTTCACGATGCTGCTCATGTTCCTGGGACGCGTGGGGCCGATCACCTTCGCCGCGGCGCTGGCGCTCTCCGCGTCGCCCCGCGCCGGGAGGATCCGCAACGCGTACGAGGACGTGGTCGTCGGCTGA
- a CDS encoding TrkA family potassium uptake protein — MKRFVVIGLGSFGVSVAESLHARGYEVVALDIDEAAVDRIARHATRAVVGDGREVATLQRIGAEGADAAVVSTGRSITASILATMALRDLGVPEIYVDVVSRNQARVLEKLGVTETIFPERESGLRLARRIASVRVLNYIDVGDGFGVQEMTVPASWVGRRLRELDLRRTYGVSAIAVHDVQRNVMTPIPDLDVELSESNTLVVAGREEDLARAADAK, encoded by the coding sequence ATGAAACGATTCGTGGTGATCGGGCTGGGGAGCTTCGGGGTGAGCGTGGCGGAGTCGCTCCACGCGAGGGGGTACGAGGTGGTCGCCCTCGACATCGACGAGGCGGCGGTGGACCGGATCGCGCGCCACGCGACCCGGGCCGTGGTGGGCGACGGCAGGGAGGTCGCGACGCTGCAGCGGATCGGGGCCGAGGGCGCCGACGCGGCGGTGGTGAGCACCGGGCGCAGCATCACCGCCAGCATTCTCGCCACCATGGCCCTGCGCGACCTCGGCGTTCCCGAGATCTACGTGGACGTGGTCTCGCGCAACCAGGCCCGCGTGCTGGAGAAGCTCGGCGTGACCGAGACGATCTTCCCGGAGCGTGAGTCCGGCCTGCGCCTGGCGAGGCGCATCGCGAGCGTCCGCGTCCTCAACTACATCGACGTGGGAGACGGGTTCGGCGTGCAGGAGATGACGGTGCCGGCGAGCTGGGTGGGCCGGCGTCTCCGGGAGCTCGACCTCCGCCGGACGTACGGGGTCTCCGCCATCGCCGTCCACGACGTGCAGCGCAACGTGATGACGCCCATACCGGACCTGGACGTCGAGCTCAGCGAGAGCAACACGCTGGTCGTCGCCGGAAGGGAAGAGGACCTGGCGAGGGCCGCGGACGCGAAGTAA
- a CDS encoding STAS domain-containing protein → MAQTGEQIVAEALGTDVQELLEAWVREQASATTTRAHLITEAELRQQSVEFLNLVRDAVGSGNASDVQAPEWAAVREFLARLSRARAVQGFSPADTAMFVLSLKQPLFGRLRGMLADRPEPLLDAVWSATTLLDRLGLLTTEAHQRSREDVIQRQQQELLELSTPVVKLWDGVVAVPLIGTLDSARTQIVMENLLQKIVEIGASIAIIDITGVPTVDTLVAQHLLKTVAAARLMGAECIISGIRPQIAQTIVHLGVELHGTTTKANLADAIATALRLTGWRISRVTG, encoded by the coding sequence ATGGCCCAGACCGGAGAGCAGATCGTAGCGGAGGCACTCGGCACCGACGTCCAGGAGCTGCTGGAGGCCTGGGTCCGGGAGCAGGCCTCCGCCACCACGACGCGCGCGCACCTCATCACCGAGGCCGAGCTGCGGCAGCAGTCAGTGGAGTTCCTGAACCTGGTCCGGGATGCCGTGGGGAGCGGGAACGCGAGCGACGTGCAGGCCCCGGAGTGGGCCGCCGTGCGGGAGTTCCTGGCGCGCCTGTCACGCGCGCGCGCGGTGCAGGGCTTCTCGCCCGCCGACACCGCCATGTTCGTGCTTTCGCTCAAGCAGCCGCTCTTCGGCCGCCTGCGGGGCATGCTCGCCGACCGGCCCGAGCCGCTCCTGGACGCCGTCTGGTCCGCCACCACCCTCCTGGACCGGCTGGGGCTCCTCACCACGGAGGCCCACCAGCGCAGCCGGGAGGACGTGATCCAGCGGCAGCAGCAGGAGCTGCTGGAGCTCTCCACCCCCGTGGTCAAGCTGTGGGACGGGGTCGTCGCGGTGCCGCTGATCGGGACGCTGGACAGCGCGCGCACCCAGATCGTGATGGAGAACCTGCTCCAGAAGATCGTCGAGATCGGGGCGAGCATCGCCATCATCGACATCACCGGCGTGCCCACGGTCGACACCCTGGTGGCGCAGCACCTCCTCAAGACGGTCGCCGCCGCCCGCCTCATGGGCGCCGAGTGCATCATCAGCGGGATCCGCCCGCAGATCGCGCAGACCATCGTCCACCTGGGTGTGGAGCTGCACGGCACCACCACCAAGGCCAACCTGGCGGACGCCATCGCCACGGCGCTCCGCCTGACGGGGTGGCGGATCTCCCGCGTGACGGGCTGA
- a CDS encoding STAS domain-containing protein, with the protein MERIAILRMGRFLLVTIQVDMHDRLALTLQDDLTEQIARTGARGVLIDISALEIVDSFIGRVLANIAAMSRVLDAETVVVGMQPAVAITLVELGLSLPGVRTALNVERGMELLRVSLRDEWADGGAFGNDGHDGDQE; encoded by the coding sequence ATGGAGCGCATCGCGATCCTCAGGATGGGCCGGTTCCTCCTGGTCACCATCCAGGTGGACATGCACGATCGGCTGGCGCTGACCCTCCAGGACGACCTCACGGAGCAGATCGCGCGCACCGGGGCGCGCGGGGTGCTCATCGACATCTCCGCGCTGGAGATCGTGGACTCCTTCATCGGCCGGGTGCTGGCCAACATCGCCGCCATGTCGCGCGTGCTGGACGCGGAGACGGTGGTGGTGGGGATGCAGCCCGCGGTCGCCATCACCCTGGTGGAGCTGGGGCTCTCCCTTCCGGGCGTGCGCACCGCGCTCAACGTGGAGCGCGGGATGGAGCTGCTGCGCGTCTCGCTGCGGGACGAGTGGGCGGACGGCGGAGCCTTCGGCAATGACGGCCATGACGGTGACCAGGAGTGA
- a CDS encoding anti-sigma regulatory factor — translation MTAMTVTRSDERSIRAESDVVTARQAVRAWAVEMKFSLVEQTKLVTAASELARNTLVHGGGGVMRMEMLEEPPRRGLRLVFEDRGPGIADVEQALRDGFTTGTGLGLGLGGSRRLVDEFELRSAPGEGTRVVTVKWK, via the coding sequence ATGACGGCCATGACGGTGACCAGGAGTGACGAGCGCTCCATCCGCGCCGAGAGCGACGTGGTCACCGCGCGGCAGGCGGTCCGCGCCTGGGCGGTGGAGATGAAGTTCTCGCTGGTGGAGCAGACCAAGCTGGTGACCGCCGCCAGCGAGCTGGCGCGCAACACCCTGGTGCACGGCGGGGGCGGCGTCATGCGGATGGAGATGCTGGAAGAGCCGCCCCGGCGCGGGCTGCGCCTGGTGTTCGAAGACCGCGGCCCCGGGATTGCCGACGTGGAGCAGGCGCTTCGCGACGGGTTCACCACCGGGACCGGCCTGGGGCTGGGGCTGGGCGGCTCCCGCCGCCTGGTGGACGAGTTCGAGCTGCGCTCCGCCCCGGGCGAGGGGACGCGCGTCGTCACCGTAAAGTGGAAGTAG